aaacatgtgggggcgtgtttaaacacggtgttttaggagggtgtggacgagtcttaacttttataaagaatatttctttgggtttgagacttagtctttgcaactttagggatcatatgcaccaacagcttgtaacagtccaaagagaaaggaaaacttgaaattgcatcatatgacccctttaaacagtaATGTGTTTGGGaagtgtttgttgtgttgtgataaatatgaaatgaattgTAATAAAAAAGCCAAGGACATTGAATGTATTCAAATATACCTGCTGAGAACCCAATGAGGAAGACCATGTACACGACAAGGAATCGACAGATTTCTCCAAGAACCATCTGACAACAATTAAAGAGATTGAGAGTGTGTTGTACAAACATGAAGTAAAGTCTGAGTTGTAAGGACTAATCTACACTACAATGAGGCATTAAATGTGTTGCACAGCATTTTTCTATGGTGCTACACCGAATACTTTACTAGCACTCTACTCTGAAGGCCATAGGAAAGGATAATGGATAAGAAGGACAATTATCCCTCACCTTTTGCATCATGACACTGTAGATTCCCATATTTTTGGACCCTCTAGAAAAGTAAAGTAGATTTACCCAGCTCAAGGCAAGACACAAAACTAGACATGCCAGATATTTATCGTTACCAAAGCAGTACAGTAGAGCACAAGCCAGGAAGAGCACTGCCTGCAGAAAACTAATACAACAAAAAGCCTTATTAGGAAGAGTAAACAATGAATGTATACACTTAATGATTACTGTTTCTAGCATAAAAATTTGTTTGACTAGTGCAATTTAGCTGtgtaatgtgaatatatatacagGGATTTCAACTTCTAACAATAACCCTAGCTAGTAGAATTATTGGCAAAGACTGTAATTCCAAGCATACtgataaatagttaaaaaaaagtgtcaattaattgttaatgctaaaataaatattacagacTGAAAGCACTTACAAAAGTTGATCGGTGTATCCATCTATGACCAGGGACTGAAATCTTGGACGCTTCCTTAACATATCTATtaattaaaagattattattaatcttattattattaatcttttgtaTTAACGTAAAAAGGGGGAAAATCATTTTGTATATAAAAGTTAGGGTatatatgaatttgtttttaaaccaaCAGCATTAGATACATAGCCTACCCCTCTTATAAAGAAGTAAAGTGCTCCAGTGATAGTTATGATGTGTCCCGTCAGAAGCAGATAGCCTTCGCTACCTTTTCTATAAGGATATGGAGGCTTTAATGACTGAAAGATAAGAGTGGGGATCAATAATGAATCAAATAATGAAACATTCATCAAAGACACATTTAAGCATAGGTTTGAATTAGACACTGAACCGGAATAACTTAATTGTCTGATTAAGGtcattatgcatattttaaaattactattattattttctctgtaaATGCAAAAGCACGAAATGTAGCTCCTCTGTAATGAAGCAGAAGAACGTCAAAGAGGCGGGGTTTTGAGTCACCATTTCTGGGCTGTATACCTACTTGGCTGTTGTTAAAGTCCTTCCCTGCTTCTCGGTGATAAGCTACTGCAGTTAAGATGAAAAGGTAGATAACATAAACGATAAAGTTGAACATGAACATCCGTTTCGCAAATCTCTCCCACTTCTCTTCAATTAGTCGGTTAAATGGCTCAATATGGAGCATCTCGAGGCGATTCTGAAATCAGATAAAATAAcatgtttaactttttaaaaatgaaacattttgctTCAATGGAGTAGTAAAgtctaattatacattttatattctagAATGAATTAGTTTCACGTTAGTAGCATGTCATCTCACAGGAATCTCACTGCCATAAACGATTATCTCCAGCGCGGAGTTCTTGTCGTAGGTGTCGAGAGAGGCGAGGTCATACAGAGACGAGCACACTGGACCGTAGGCCCACTCCGTGATCTTCCGTGACAGATGTCGACGCCCCTTAAACTCCCGCTGCACGATGTGCTTTAACAGCTAGTTGACAAGTGAAAATGAAATCTAAATGATTTTATCAGGCTCTTTACAAAATATACTAATTACAAACGATTGACAAACGTTCTATTGAGTCCCTTGTCTTTGGCAATGCACTGATTTTTAGTAATCAGCCAAGCCAGCAACAGCATTAGATAAAATATAGAACAAAagcaatacaataaataaaaactttaggtTAAAGTAAAGGTTATGACTGTCACTATAGACTACACGACTATGAATCAGTGTGGTGTCTGATTTAATGCTATCACATGAAGACTAAACATCTACAAAAAATCAGGAACatccaaaaacagaaaacagaactgACACTTAAGAAATACACACTGCTTCAAACAAATAACTGCTTCAAATAAATACTGGTATTTTGCAAAACATTAATTGTTTGGACATTCAACACCAGAAAAATTAAGGTTTACCCTCAGTTTTCCTGTTTTGGCAGCTAGTGTGAGTGGGATGAGTCCTTCATTATTTTCAATGTCCTCCAGCTTGATCTTGGGGTGAAGTTGGTCGGCTTTGATTAAGATGTGATCATACATGGCGATGACAAACTCTGTGTTTTCAGGACTGTTATCAGCTATGGATACTAATGCGTGAAGCACTGTGTTTCCATGAGAGTCCCTCTTCCTGACATCCACCGCCTGGTAAGGGTTGTTCATAAGGAAGTCCACAATGTCTGGCTGATTAGTGCAAGCAGCCAGCGACAAGGGCAGCTCACCTGTGCACAAAATTTGTACACAATGCAGGTAAGCCCAGGTCCCCACAAAAATGGGTAACTAACATTGGGAACATTAATTACATGAAAATGCAGCATTTCTACTGTATAAATTATATCAATATTGCAAAAGTTTAACCATACCCTTAGACCTACCAAAATAGAAGCATGTTTCTTGATAGGGCTGAAAGAATTTCCCACAGGCTTTAGCATGGACATCAGCCCCTTTCTTAACCAGCATCTGTACAAATTTTGCACTTCTCCGTTCAATTGCAACATGAAGTGCTGTCTGACCTGTCTCAAAGAGATCAgtcaataacattataaaatgggTAGGTTGGACAACCTGTTAAATATGATCAATATTGTGTTGATTTATAAAAAGAGAAATTACTAATATAAGGTTTTAGCTCATATAAACCTCTGATAATAATTACACTAATAAAACCATAATGTAAAATGAAGCTATGTCTCTGACCTTCATAGAAACTGTCTGTGTAAGCAGCATTGACTAAAATGTTTAAATCTCCCAATTTCTCTGCAATTTCCAGCAGATGTTCAATAGTGTCATTCTCGCCTTCCCtcaaatttaaaagtgctttcAGCAGGGCTGTCTTTCCATTGGATGTATCTAAAGATGATATAAAAACAGTttcaattttgttatttaataaatatctgtCATGAATTCACAGTACTCTTACTCTTtgtacactataccattcaaaagtttggggtcagtaagtttatttattgattttttttttttaattcatacttttattcaacaagaacacattaaattgatcaaaagtcacggCTTTCACAGTTTGCTTAGTGAGCactaaataagcatattagaagtcgaaaattcagctttgccatcacaggaataaattacattttaaaatagaacagttattttaaattgtaataatatttcacagtattactgtttttacgttatttttgatcaaattaatgcagccttggtgaacatagcagacttctttcaaaaatcttaccaaccccagtcatttaaacggtagtgtatttgTTGTTGAATACAATTACATTGAGAGTCAGTGAGCCGTTTCATGTTTTTGTGCAGGTACTGATGTAAACCCTGCAGTTTAGACACATCGCCACTGGACACGGCATCAAACAGCCTCTTGAGGGTAAACCTCTCACTGTCCTGCTGAGCTGGTTCCTCTTTCACTTTTCTGATTCCCCTGTGTGCAGAATGTATCTGATAAAGTAAGGATTTCTCACATTATGTTAATCGTACACTCCGGTGTGGTTTAAGGAGGCCCGTTTACCTGTCAAAGTGtaggttaaatttaattttgtgtgcAGGCTCATCTGTCTCATCCAGGTAATTAGAATCCATAGGCCTCTTGTCCTTTAAGGCACCTTTCTTCATCTGTTTGGCCATTTCCCTTTGCTCCTGTGTCAGGTCATCTGTCTCCAAGAAGAATGTGGGGCTGCTGTCTCTTGATTTACTCATAGTGATGTCTTCTTAGTCATACAGCAGAGATTAAACCTGTAGTGGTATCATTCAAAGATACAGGACATTAGGTTTCTGTTTCATATAAATAAGGTCTAGGAAATGTGAGCCTGACCACAATattttacttttctaagcaaaTGGGACATTCTTACACTAATTagctttaaaatgagaaattgtgCTTAAAGATAATTACTTAATGTTTCTTCCTTTGTGACCAGTCAAATTGATTTTTGATGTAATGCAGAATAAGAGTTGCTTTTGTAAGATCATAAGCTGCTTGAGTGTTATAGTGGATCATCATCATATTTCAACACTCTAGTTTTAAATACCACTTAAAGGGGAAGGGGTCACAAATGATCCAAATGGAAACTCTGTCACAGTTGAAGTTGAAGGAAATGCACAACTACCACTACTGTTATATATGGCTTACGTTTATGTGTATCTCATTGCTAGAACTCTTCATAAAAACAGCTAGAATAATTAGGGAGATTTGATTATATACAGTTCTGATCATAAGACCACATGGGCTTATATAAACCATCTAATGGATCTGTGGTTATTTTTGATACACAATAAATCCATTCTTCATCAAAGCACAAACACGGATTCATTTACATGCCAAAAGAGGTTTTCAAAGATACAGAagacagagaaacaaataaaaatgtaaacagtttcAGCTCATATGTGCAAGTATAGATGCTGCAAATAGTTGCAGACTCTAATAGACCCTTGCTAACTGAATTATTGATATCTCTTCATGCTGTTACATGCTATATGATCCCATCCAGGGAATGGGCCATTATTGTCCCATCAAAGAAAACTTTGAGAGGAAATAGTAAGAAACTGCATTACACTGTCTTTGTGTAATCATGTTATGTAAggtaaaaaaatagataaatgtcCATCCAAACAATTAGCTACTAACACAGAAATTTTACCCTGCATCTCTCACAAAGctggttttgtatttaaaagtcggttcttttttaaattaatcagtttAGATTTTACTATTATAAGctaatgtgacattttaatacCAGATAACATCACTAATATGCTTGGATGATATTTCTGTGATTGTCCTTTCTGCTAAGAccatttaaattacacttcatttataaaataattctattAATAGCTATAGCGCTGTGAGAATAAGAGCTAATGGACCATCTGCATGTGCCTTTTTGGTTCAAACACATTTAAGAGGAAGGGGACAAAACAACTCAGATGGAAACTCTGTGACAGTAAGTCAGGAAATACAAAATTAGTTTaactagttatatatatatatatatatatatatatatatatatatatatatatatatatatatatatatatatatatatatatatatatatatatatatatatgtgtgatttGAAAATTTGAGCATATTTGTATCTTACATTAAATAAGAACTCAAATGGCTGAAATCAATAGGGAAATACAAAATATGTAGTCATGAGAGCATCCAGTCACAGTTCCTCATTTAAGGCAGACTATAAACGACAGACAACCATAAAATAGCGACTGAACATTATTCAGATTTGTCAAAACAAGGATTAATGTTTAATGTGCATATCAAAGTAAGGAAAGGGGGTCAAGGACGCTAGAGATATTTTTAAATCATGAGGAAAATTGAGCATATTTGATGGGTATGTGAAAACAGACTTCTCGATGGATGAGGCAGCACAGATTGTTAAAGAGTCTAACAGATATTTGATGGACAAATTATGCTAGATGATGACCTAATGTGCAATTTCAAGATGCTGGATAGTCTTACTTAGTAAAATATTATGGCATGGCCTCTCCATAAATGGGTTCAGATAATATTACAGCGGACACTGTACATTACACAGACACCATCTCAAGATCATCTCACTTACTACATTATGAGATTTGGCACTTACTCAGCATGTTTTGGGTTGAGCAAAAACAGTCATGCATGTTATTGTCAGTTTTAAGAAGATAAACATTAAAACTGATCTGCAACAAAATGGACTGAAGTAgatcacaaaaacatcaaaacattaaatgaacTAAAGGCATTTGGCAGCAAAAACCAACTTTACAGGTTATAGTATGATTTACTACACtagcaaaatcttttttttttttactattgctaaattatttaatatgtaagaATAAAGTATGAAACATTTGTACTCActaattaatttctgttttttaatccGTTAGATGAGGTATCCAGTATTGATGAACTTGATTCCTTGAGCACAATAActtgctcgctcgctctctctctctctctatctctctcagtGTAAGAGAGGAAGATGTTTTGAGGTTGCTGAGAGCCTTACAGGAAGGCGGGTTGTATTGATTTTTTGAGTATGTTGTTACGTATGTTCTGCCATGTCCACGCCTTgttgtatttcatttataatcATACACCTTACAATGCACTAGAAGTCATCAAGCTCCTTAAAATGCTTCACTCTCATCTAGCAACACTATATTCTACTACATATCTTAACTTCATCTACATGTGCTGGAATGCATTTGATATTGAAAAAGTACCTCTGAGTAGCACATGTTTGGTTTGAAGCAGCATTCAAGTCACCTACACTTATCTGTTGAAACTGTTCTGTTGAGCAATTTCACTTTCTTAGCATGCAAAGTTTCCTGTATGACACTGGAGGACTGTGGCAGAGTAAAGTGGTTTTGGTGCATACATGGTGGTTAAAGTGCATAGATTATCTGAACAAAATGAAACCTTAGCATGCAGTCGATTTGGATGAAATGTGATGAATATTCCatctatttattaacatttaaaaatgtcactgaACTTTCTTTTCAAGGCTTCGTCCAGTCATTTAATAGAATAcagaaatattctttaaaaatacatattgtttgattgcacagatactatttaaactgaactgagctggatgatggcatcactgaattcaatgatgaactgcctttaactgaaaatagggtgtttactattgtcattttgcattatcgacacactattttcctatttagtACTGTAAAGtgtttgacacaatctgtattgttaaaagcactatacaaataaaggtgacttgatttgacttgtcTATTTAACACCATGCACTCAACAACAATAGTTACATAATGAACAATAGATAAAGTTGACCCATGTTagtcaaaaataatgattttttaattgataaatgataaagtattaaaatattttttaattaaatacacttaattacAAAGTGtgattatttatacaaaaaaataaaataaaaatagccctATCAGCATTGTAGGTCATTCCACGGTAGGTCAGATGCCTCAGAGACAAACATGATCTTAAGTGTTGTATTTTGGAGTTTTGGTAACTCCAACTGCTGAGTCAACATCTTTTCTGTAGACTACATGAAATGGAAACACTCTCTCCGCTTCCTGTTGCAGAACTGTATTACATGACAGAGTGCTGCCACTGCCAATAATACACCTCACTCCAGCTGCCTGCAGGTTCTGAGAGGACATAATAAGAGTAATTGTTTCTGTAAAAATGCAATATAGATGAATTGGTTTTCTGTCTTGCATTTTATCTCTCAAAATGATGGATGTCAGTAAAAATGTGGAGATTAGCAGAAATGAGGCCTACATAAGGCCTACATGTTGCTGCCATAATAATGACTCATTTCAaatgtgcttttcttctttttgctCTTAACAGCTCCCACTTGCTGTGGTAGAGCagttatgaaatatttttcttgtaaataCTTTGCagcatttcagtttttgtttcagTGCAACAGTTACCATACTGTGTTTAGCACCTTTTTTAATATGTTGAGACAGCCTTAGCAAGCTCATTCACTTCGCTACCATTGAGGAGGTTAAACTAACGTGGTAAATTATGACAGTAACAGCAAATGAAGTTTGTTAGAACTTTAAGTGAACTTTATTACTGCACTTTAGTAACAAAACACATATGTAGCCTACAGATTTCTTGTTCCGAAACCACTTAAGCTCACCAGGACACTACCACCTCATCCATTTGCAGCAATGAAGTCGGTGAAATAGAGTCCAATTCATTAGCAGCTTCCAATTAGATCTGTGCAGCGCTTATAACTGAATCAGAATCAGAGAAGCAGATGAATGGAAGATGGATTTCTCACCACAAGAGGGCACTATGAATTCTTGTTTATGCCTAATGGCCTGCTGTGTTCAAGTCCTTTATATATGAGATCTTCTGTGAGATTCTAAATCATTGTCATTGCCTACATTGAGGACATTTTGATCTACCATTGAGACCAAGACCAGTGAGCAACACATCCCTCATGTAGGAACTGTCCTGTCTCGATTACTGACTAACCATTTGTATGTTAAGGCAGAGAAATGTGAAGCACAACTTTCCTGGGCTATAAGATCAGTCACAGAGGAGTGGAGATGGACACCCCAAAAGTCAGGGCACTCACAGAGTGGCCCTCGTCACAGTAAAATAATTATAGAGGTTCTTAGATTTGCTAACATCTATATAAGGTTTGTCTGTGACTACAGTACCATTGCGGCACCTCTCAAGGgggaaaacaaataaactgtcaTGGACTCAACCTGCCTTTGATGCCTTAAAAACAAGCTTTACCTCTGCTCCAATACTGAAACATCAGATCCTGACGCCTATCGTTGAAGCGGATCCTTCTGACTTTGGTATTGGAGCAGTTTTATCTCAGAGACATGGGAACCCAGGCAAATTGTTCCCTTGTGCTTTCTTCTCTAGAAAGTTATTGTAGCACCTGTTTGTTGTGGAACTGCGAAAAGAACAACAGTCAGAGTCAGCCCAGAATGTCTACCTGCCCAGCATTACGTCCCTAGGTCTTTATGCCAACGAATCATGCAACAGGTTCACACATCTCTTAGCTCTCGGCATCCTGGCATTCAATGGACAATTGAACTATTGCGTAACTCCTTCTGGTGGCCCAATCTAAATAATTATGTTACTGTGTATGATAAatcttgcagtgtgtgtgtttagtccaaaacacaccttgaactCCCGGCTTGTCTTCTGGAACCCATACCAATTCCTCAGCATCCCTGGTCCCATTTGTCTGATTTCATCACAGACCTTCTCAGTTCCAATGGTTACACCACTATTCTGGTAATTATTGATAACTTCTCTAAAGTATGTCATCTAATCCCACTCACAGGTTTACCTACAGCAATGGAAACCACACAGGCATTAATTCACCAAGGAGGCCACAGTTCACATCTCGGGTATGGCAAGCTTTCTGTAATCAACTGGACATAATTGTGAGCTTAATATCTGGCTATCATCTCTACGCTAATGGACAGGTTGAGAGGCTAAATCAAGAATACGCACAAAATTCTCTCACTCACTCTTCTGTGAGAACCATCTGAAGTGCCTGCAGTGGATGATTTGGTCAAAAGAAGTGAATGGGTGTGGGATAGTGCTCATGTGAGGCTGCAGAGGGCAGTCAGAGCTCAGAGAATCAAGGCTGACTAGAGGAGGCATACTCATTCAAACTACCAGCCAGGTCAGAACGTCTAATTGTCCACCTGAGATCTGCGGTTATGGAAGCTCAACCCACGGTATGTAGGTCTGTTTTGTATCTTACGACAAATGAATCCAGGAACCTACAAGCTAGAGCTTCCTGCTCATTACCGTATCTCTCCTTCTTTTCATGTTTCCCTGCATCTGCCTCCACTATTAAGGAGAGAGAACTCCCTCCACAACTTGAGATTGATGGAGCTCTGGCCTATCTGGTGAAAAAAATCCTGGATTGGATTCCAGGTGTCATGGGGGCCAGTTGCAATACCTGGTGGACTAGGAGGGCTATGATACAGAGGAGAGATCATGGGTGGCGGCAAAGGATATTTCAGACCCATTGTTGATTCAGGATTTCCACCAGGCACATCCCAATCAACCTGCACCCAGACCAAGGGGACGGCCACAAAGAGGGATAGAATGGGGGATTCTGTAACATCTGCGACCTCCATCCATTCCTCCAACCACCAGAGGGAGCCATCCCCTGAGTacactgccctacaaaggcaaaagaccttaactcgctagagtgtgaaactgagaaaaacaactttaaagttttttaccTGTCCAGCaaaattaattataggtaggacactggaaatgtaacaattagatgttttagtaatgaaaattatctacataaaaaaaaaatgtgagctcaaacttgatttttacccctGTTTTGAAGTTAAtatactctgcctttgcattgtctgcaaaatgtgagaagtcacaccaaggcaaaagacagtaacttccacattatcaatatttggttgctgatcaccatttacaaaattgttaaagtgacacctgtataaaatctagtgatcttAAGCTGTCTCATATAGGCTATTGCATATAGTTATGTGTCTATATTAagggtttttcttttcttttttcttttttttttgaccgtaacaagcagactaaaagttaaacatgagtGGATACCGTGGATATCAATTTATTTGCTATTCTCAGTAAcgtaaaagaatgctagacaGAACTGCTTTTATATTGACTTGTAtgaaatagcctaacctaaaagagcgacttgtggattgatgtgaacaagtgggaataatgctcagaatgcttgttGATTAAAAATCTCTGATGACGTTCATtgccatggattgattttatcagGTTACAAGAAAAGGgaggatatggatttaattgcgaACTGTTAGTAAGTTACTGATTTTATGACTGATCATGCTAGCTATGGCATTCGAGTCCACACTGCTTTACAgcctggtgaataatctgcattacaaaaagaaaaaaaaatgtaaaggttGTTCACGATTACGtattgctgccaaggtatcttgtctttacagtgctttgttatatggagctgtttggtatACCACAATCTATCTCATTCATTTGTCTAAACCTTAATTAAAATGCGGCAGACTTTAAcggacagtaaaacaaaggcagaacactGTATAACTCCAAACTGGCACCGTAACTTCATATTGACATGCGGTTAAACAAAGGCAAAATGCCGTAACTCATGTTGAGCGTTCCAAACAAAGTAAAAGAGCGGTAACTGGTgttatacggtgttctgccttggtttctctGTGGTTTTTCGAAGTTACAGTTGAGACGACCCa
The sequence above is drawn from the Cyprinus carpio isolate SPL01 chromosome B5, ASM1834038v1, whole genome shotgun sequence genome and encodes:
- the LOC109109951 gene encoding transient receptor potential cation channel subfamily V member 1-like isoform X1, with the translated sequence MSKSRDSSPTFFLETDDLTQEQREMAKQMKKGALKDKRPMDSNYLDETDEPAHKIKFNLHFDRGIRKVKEEPAQQDSERFTLKRLFDAVSSGDVSKLQGLHQYLHKNMKRLTDSQYTSNGKTALLKALLNLREGENDTIEHLLEIAEKLGDLNILVNAAYTDSFYEGQTALHVAIERRSAKFVQMLVKKGADVHAKACGKFFQPYQETCFYFGELPLSLAACTNQPDIVDFLMNNPYQAVDVRKRDSHGNTVLHALVSIADNSPENTEFVIAMYDHILIKADQLHPKIKLEDIENNEGLIPLTLAAKTGKLRLLKHIVQREFKGRRHLSRKITEWAYGPVCSSLYDLASLDTYDKNSALEIIVYGSEIPNRLEMLHIEPFNRLIEEKWERFAKRMFMFNFIVYVIYLFILTAVAYHREAGKDFNNSQSLKPPYPYRKGSEGYLLLTGHIITITGALYFFIRGLIDMLRKRPRFQSLVIDGYTDQLFFLQAVLFLACALLYCFGNDKYLACLVLCLALSWVNLLYFSRGSKNMGIYSVMMQKMVLGEICRFLVVYMVFLIGFSAAVVTLFDDRPSKGRTLFLPINGNENCKKPSFQGIYFTTLELFKFTIGMGDLEFTDQYRYAEVFYVLLIVYIVMTYILMLNMLIALMNKRVDEMSVVSTNIWKLQCAITTLDMEWILPHCLKTRLRSGKQKDLGGEQEPDRRWCFSVEEVNWNQWNRNLGVITEDPGKCLLVPSPAELQREPYQRGLLQTFSKRWTQRQQHRDEQELSPLAEASSSV
- the LOC109109951 gene encoding transient receptor potential cation channel subfamily V member 1-like isoform X2, which translates into the protein MSKSRDSSPTFFLETDDLTQEQREKAKQMKKGGLKDKRPMDSNYLDETDEPAPKIKFNLHFDRGIRKVKEEPAQQDSERFTLKRLFDAVSSGDVSKLQGLHQYLHKNMKRLTDSQYTSNGKTALLKALLNLREGENDTIEHLLEIAEKLGDLNILVNAAYTDSFYEGQTALHVAIERRSAKFVQMLVKKGADVHAKACGKFFQPYQETCFYFGELPLSLAACTNQPDIVDFLMNNPYQAVDVRKRDSHGNTVLHALVSIADNSPENTEFVIAMYDHILIKADQLHPKIKLEDIENNEGLIPLTLAAKTGKLRLLKHIVQREFKGRRHLSRKITEWAYGPVCSSLYDLASLDTYDKNSALEIIVYGSEIPNRLEMLHIEPFNRLIEEKWERFAKRMFMFNFIVYVIYLFILTAVAYHREAGKDFNNSQSLKPPYPYRKGSEGYLLLTGHIITITGALYFFIRGLIDMLRKRPRFQSLVIDGYTDQLFFLQAVLFLACALLYCFGNDKYLACLVLCLALSWVNLLYFSRGSKNMGIYSVMMQKMVLGEICRFLVVYMVFLIGFSAAVVTLFDDRPSKGRTLFLPINGNENCKKPSFQGIYFTTLELFKFTIGMGDLEFTDQYRYAEVFYVLLIVYIVMTYILMLNMLIALMNKRVDEMSVVSTNIWKLQCAITTLDMEWILPHCLKTRLRSGKQKDLGGEQEPDRRWCFSVEEVNWNQWNRNLGVITEDPGKCLLVPSPAELQREPYQRGLLQTFSKRWTQRQQHRDEQELSPLAEASSSV